The genomic segment atttttatactataaatatacaaatccggtattaaaatacctggtttttgtcaagttttcaaaaaatattttgttttcatgcatacggcctagtctctccaacatatatatataaatattataacatcatattttcacacaacacaagaaaatttcaaaaacaatatatgtattagcatgtattttggctttaataaccagtttattcaagccatgagaactacgccaatatttcaaaaattctaaaaaaatctttttgtcttcttttagtatatgggattacgaatttatacgtaaaacgtattcctgatattaaaaatatgtttttttacatagacgttagaacggttaggttttacccgataagataaggacctccttattgaggaggacttttcttaaaccataaacggaccaacaactagaaatacaataacaccttagcttttttatcagataatcaaacaatgcagcttaccttaggtaaggcatatttggggtgctaataccttccatttacgcaaccagtccccgtgcccgatctctgagaccagttagggttcctagtgaccaaaatactaggtggcaactcccattccatttttcactgctaagagacaaagaattccttgtctccctatatttaccaaatatatatcCATACATTTGAGAGTGGACGATCGTCGCGATGTCGCACACCTGCGACATTGCTGAATAATCCCAACAGTCTCCTTTGCATTGATaagattttcaattaattattattattttcaaatccaaaaagaaaacactCTTTACATCTATTTTAATTCCCCTATTTTATTCATTCaaagctaaatttatttatccttttcaacttatttgattcaattattATTGTCATACAATTATTTAATATCTAAATGAACATGAATTCCATTCCATCTTGGTTCAATTACAAATACAACTATAAGCATAAATACAACTAAAACTCACTTTTAAGTTCAACAATTTATCAAAGGCATTCAATttctaaaacatcaaaatttcttttttcacatGCTTAGTTATAACAatttacaatattaaaataaatacatcaaatCCCTTTTTATCTGTCAATAGTCGGCCCCTAAGCGTCGGTGCCCATCcaaatttctttattatttcaaCATGAATCCACTCTTACAATAACCTATAAAGATCCAAGAGACCCAATTTCTAGAATACCTATTTCTCGCCTAATTTTATATCAAGAATCCTAATTCAATTATGGTTACTTTTGTTCAAAATAACAAACTCTTTGTATGAGTTGATACAGAAGAGTTCCAAGTACTTTTAACTGGTTCCACGTACCTTTTTTATCTCTCAATAGCCGGCCCCTTCTTGTTGCACGTGGATGACAGTCTATATTTTAAACGATTGCTGGGCTCCTGCCTACTGGTCAAACATCAAACAGAATGGCATGGCCATGGAGGGTGTCCCACAAGAGGCAGTGACAATAAATGGGAAAATGACAGACAAcgtgattttaataatttgatacaGACACCCAGATGAAACGggcattcatttcttttccaCCCGGTAAATGGTTAGCTTTTCAAGCCAGTACCTTTTCTACATATAAATTCCATCCCAAGACATCGCAGGAGGAGCTGAGCCATATCTTAGTAAAGCATCTTTCAAAGCAATAGAAAGAATTGTTGCTTTAAGGCCTATGGCGGCAGCTCCAGAGTTATCCTATGAAACATTTTACCTATCCCTTTTGAGCCATTCTGACCCTTCTTACCCAATCTCCAAAGCCATTTACAATCCTGACAATCCTTCATACTCGTCCATTTTGCAAGCTTATATTCGAAATCTTCGATTTAACACGTCAACAACACCAAAACCACTCTTTATCCTGACTGCATTGCATGAGTCTCATGTGCAAGCTGCTGTTTTTTGTGCCAAAAAACATGGATTGCAAATGAAAATCAGAAGCGGAGGCCATGATTATGAAGGCACATCTTATGTTTCGGGTGTCCCTTTCTTCATTCTCGATATGTGCAATCTTCGATCGATTGATGTTGATATCGAAAACGAGACTGCTTGGGTTCAAACTGGGGCAACTCTTGGTGAAGTGTTCTACAGCATTGCCGAAAAAAGCAGCACTCACGGCTTCCCAGCTGGAGTCTGTCCTACAGTAGGTGTTGGTGGGCATTTAATTGGAGCTGGATATGGCAATTTGATGAGGAAATATGGCCTAAGTGTCGATAACATTACCGATGCAATATTGGTTGATGCTGAAGGCAGAATTCTTGACAGAAAATCAATGGGAGAAGACCTTTTTTGGGCTATTAGAGGCGGTGGAGCTAGCTTCGGAGTCGTGGTTTCATATAAACTAAACCTTGTTCGAGTTGCAGAAGTTGTCACTGTATTTCGAGTTGAAAGAACACTTGAAGAGAATGCAACTGATATTGTGTATCAGTGGCAACATGTTGCACATAAGATTGATGAAGACCTCTTCATCAGGCTACTCCTGGATGTTGTAAAAGATAGTCCAAGTGGAGAAAAGACGGTGAGGGCTTCATTTATAGGTT from the Populus nigra chromosome 9, ddPopNigr1.1, whole genome shotgun sequence genome contains:
- the LOC133703137 gene encoding berberine bridge enzyme-like 8, producing the protein MAAAPELSYETFYLSLLSHSDPSYPISKAIYNPDNPSYSSILQAYIRNLRFNTSTTPKPLFILTALHESHVQAAVFCAKKHGLQMKIRSGGHDYEGTSYVSGVPFFILDMCNLRSIDVDIENETAWVQTGATLGEVFYSIAEKSSTHGFPAGVCPTVGVGGHLIGAGYGNLMRKYGLSVDNITDAILVDAEGRILDRKSMGEDLFWAIRGGGASFGVVVSYKLNLVRVAEVVTVFRVERTLEENATDIVYQWQHVAHKIDEDLFIRLLLDVVKDSPSGEKTVRASFIGFFLGDSERLLSITAESFPELGLLKSDCIETNWLESILFWADFPVGTPIDVMLSRTPPSLVYLKRKSDYVQEPISKDDLEGIWKKMIELEVPKMGFNPYGGKMSEISAAATPFPHRAGNLWKIQYQINWNEEGTEAVEYHLDLARQLYRYMTPFVSKNPRAAFLNYKDLDLGINHHGKASYIEGSAYGIKYFKGNFERLVQIKTKVDPGNFFRHEQSVPTFPLIERM